In the genome of Desulfatiglans sp., one region contains:
- a CDS encoding ABC transporter ATP-binding protein, producing the protein MIELTNLTKRYKGLRAVDNVSLKVREGIIYGFLGPNGAGKTTTLRMMAGILQPSEGRIIINNMDLNEYPEEIKRITGFIPDRPFIYEKLTGIEFLRFIGGLYGLKGVMDPDKRIMELLEIFELSHWSDELVESYSHGMKQRLVMCSALLHDPKVLIVDEPMVGLDPRGARLVKDIFRNEADRGKTVFVSTHSLDIAQEICDEVAIIQSGKIIAIGSPDELKRKAGVDGSLENVFLKLTEGAMLAHEKSLSAS; encoded by the coding sequence ATAATTGAACTTACCAACCTTACAAAGAGGTACAAAGGTTTAAGGGCTGTTGACAATGTCAGCCTCAAGGTGCGGGAGGGTATTATCTATGGATTCCTGGGGCCAAACGGCGCAGGAAAAACTACCACCCTGAGGATGATGGCAGGTATTCTACAGCCTTCAGAGGGCAGGATCATCATCAATAATATGGATCTAAACGAATACCCGGAGGAGATAAAAAGGATAACAGGTTTTATACCTGACAGGCCATTCATATATGAAAAGCTCACAGGTATTGAGTTCCTTCGCTTTATAGGGGGGCTTTACGGCCTGAAAGGGGTTATGGATCCTGACAAGAGGATTATGGAACTCCTTGAGATCTTTGAGCTAAGCCACTGGTCTGATGAACTGGTTGAGAGCTATTCACATGGCATGAAACAGAGGCTTGTCATGTGTTCTGCCCTGCTGCATGACCCGAAGGTGCTGATAGTTGATGAACCCATGGTAGGGCTTGACCCAAGGGGCGCAAGGCTGGTCAAGGATATATTCAGAAATGAGGCAGACAGGGGCAAGACTGTCTTTGTCTCTACCCATTCACTTGATATTGCCCAGGAAATCTGTGACGAGGTGGCAATAATACAGTCTGGTAAAATAATAGCTATTGGAAGCCCGGATGAGCTTAAAAGAAAGGCCGGTGTGGACGGCAGCCTTGAGAATGTATTTTTAAAACTTACAGAAGGGGCAATGCTCGCACATGAAAAATCTCTTTCTGCTTCTTAG